The DNA region ATAAAAGCAAGATAAAACCTGTTATAACCTTTCTGAAACCTGTATCATCGGCCATAGCTATAGGTACCGGTGGGCCATTTGGCGCCGAGGGGCCTATTATTGCAACCGGCGGGGCACTTGGTTCAACCTTTGGCCAGTTATTCAAAATATCGCCCAACGAGCGTAAAATTATTTTGGCAGCAGGAGCAACAGCGGGTATGTCGGCCATATTTGGCACACCCATAGCAGCGGTGTTTTTAGCTATTGAGCTGTTGCTGTTCGAGTTTTCGCCCAGGGCCATATTACCGGTGGCATTAGCTTGTATCACCGGAGCAGCCGGACACCATCTATTGTTTGAAGCCGGACCTGTATTCCCGATGCCTGATGTAGATACACCTTCAAATACCGCCCTGGCTATTTATAGCATCATTGGCCTGGTCATTGGCTTTATATCATTAGGGCTTACCAAAATAGTTTATTTTATTGAAGATAGCTTTGAAAAACTGCCCATCCACTGGATGTGGTGGCCTGCAATTGGTGGCCTGGCAGTAGGACTGATAGGCTATTTTGCGCCGCACACCCTTGGTGTAGGATATGATAATATCATCACTATTCTTTCGGGCACATTATCATTGATGTTAATTGTGCGTTTGTGTTTATTCAAATTCCTTTCATGGGCAATAGCCCTGGGCAGCGGTACTTCGGGCGGTACGCTGGCTCCATTGTTAACTATTGGCGGCGCGGCTGGTGCAGCTTTTGGTGCACTGGTGCACCTGGTATTTCCTGATTCGGGTATAAGTATTCCAATAGCCGCGCTTATTGGCATGGCCGCTATGTTTGCAGGTGCTTCAAGGGCCTATTTAACCAGTATCACCTTCGCGCTGGAAGCCACTATGCAATCGCATGCATTGCTGCCGCTGCTCGGCGCTTGTACAGCATCATACCTGGTTTCGTTCTTCCTGATGGAGAATACCATCATGACCGAAAAAATCGCCCGTCGCGGTGTATACACACCTGACTCGTACGAGCCCGATTTGTTACAGGTATTGACTGTTGCCGACGTTAACAATGACGTTGGTGAAACCTTAAAAAGCAATAGTACCATAGCCGAAACCAGGGCCCGGCTTACCGGAAATAATATTGCCCAGAGTTTTTTTATAGTGACTAATAATGATGGCAGCTATGCAGGTATGGTTAGCCTGGCCGACATTTATAACCACAGTATTTCTGCTGAACTCACCATAAGTAATATAACCCGGGCAAGTAAACAGGCCGTGAAGAGCAATGATCCGCTGAAACGCGTTGTGGAGATTATGGCTGAAGAATCGGTAGAGGTGCTTCCCGTTATTGCCGCCGGAAATACCATAACCGGGCAAATCTCCTATAAAGAGATCTTAAACACCTACTATCAGTATGTTGCCGAAAACAGGAAGCAAAATACGCAGATCTCCCTTAAACGGCGTAGGCTTAAAATTGCTGCCCGTGGCCGCAGCAGGGCTAAATCTTAAAAATAAAAGGCGTTTGAATTAAAAAAGAAACCCCGCGTGATGTAAGATCAGGCGGGGTTTCTTTTTTTCTGAACGTTCCTGTCTTGTAAAAAATTAAATACGCCGAAACTGGGTTATTGCTTATTTATTCTATAGCTTTGATTTATAAAACGTTGCTACTTGTTTAGCAGCATTTTATCTTCCATTTCCGCCAATTACACCTGTTTGATTTAACGTTGCTGTTGAAAGTAATATTTAACCATTAAATCATGTTTTATGAAAAAATTTGTAATTGAAAGGGAGCTGCCCGGCGCCGGCAACCTGTCGCCCGAGGAGTTACAGGCTATTTCACAGGCATCGTGTTCGGTTGTAAATGAATTGGGAAAGCCATACCATTGGATCCAGTCGTTTGTTACGGCTGATAAGATCTATTGCATTCACATTGCCGAAAGTGAAGATGTTGTTCGCGAGCATGCCATGAAAGGAGGCTTTCCGATAACCAGCATTGCCGAAGTTAAAGCCATCATTGATCCAACAACAAGCACCGCCACAGTTTAATATCAATGCCGGCTGGTAACAAAACAGGCCCGTATTAAAACTACGGGCCTCTATTATTTTATAGTGATGCGTTTTAGTTACCCGCCGAAACCGAAGCGGTTGTTTTAAACAGCGGATCGGGTTTAAAATAATTGCCGCCTGCAAAACTGATCACATAATCAGATTTAAAATGGGTACTTTTTTTATAATAATCGGTACTGATGATCTGTGCACCTGATTTTTGCGCTGCTATAAATGAGCTCATATCATTTGCGCGGGCTTCTTCTGTATCCGAGTCGGCACGGGTACGGATAATGTACCCTTTCTTAACCAGTTTTTGAATAGCTGCCAGGTCCTTTTTAGCATCATTCATAATGTGAATGGCGGCTTCAGGTGTGCCCGGCAATGCGTCGGCAAACAATACACGGCCTTTTAACGACGGGTGACCGGCGATATAGGCGGCTCTTTTTTCGCCTTTTTCATCAAGAATAAAAATGAATTTCCCTTTGGCCGCTTTAAGCGTTGGCCAATTGTTATGCAGGACAGCAGTTTCAAGGGTTTTGTACGAGCCGCGCACATCATCCGGGGTAATTAAATATTGTTTGCCCAGATAATCTAAAATTTCTTTGTCCAGGTCGGCAAAAGTTTTTGCTGTAAATTTTTCAGGAACGGTAAAGCCTGGTTTTTTTGACGGCTCGTCTTTAGCATTCATGGTAATGTAAATGGGATTATGATCAGGATGTTCATCACTCCACTTTTTTAGCTCCTGCAGGCATAGCTTAAAAGTAGCACAGTTGCTGCGGTAGTCGATATCTTCAATATGAAAAACCTTAAAACCAGGTTCTTTCATTACGCCCCGGGTATCAAACGCCGGCTGTCCCGGCACCCAGTCCAACCCTTTGGGATGCGCGTACTTACCTCCCTTAGTATCGGCATAAACATCTATTTCCAACGCGTTTAGGCCTAAATTGAGCTGATCGGTAAGACTGATATGTTCATAATCGATCTTGCTCATACCAACTGAATCGCGCTTTTGCAGAAAACGGAATAGTTTGGGATCAATTGCCTGCTTATAGCTGTTGTGCGATCCTATTACCTGGAAATGGTTGATGGTTTGATTGTCCGGATCGCTCTTAATTACAGCTGCAGCAAGAATAATACCGGCAAATAACCCGCCTATAAGTTTCATAGTTCAATTGGTTTTAGTGTTTAATAAGTACAAAGCGCAAAGAAAAATCCTTTGCGCTTTGTAAAAAATGGTTTTATTAATAACCCGGGTTTTGTTTCAGGTTAGGGTTTGTTTTTAATTCGGTTGATGGAATTGGGTATAACCTGCGGGTTGGATCGGTGTTCATTTTCAGGTCGTCCGTTTTGCCGCCCATAACCGGTAGCGGATATTCTTTCTCAAACAAACCATAACGGATCAGGTCATTACGGCGCCATGCTTCCCATGAAAGCTCGCGTGCCCGCTCATCCAATAAGGCATCCAAATCAATTGATGTGGCAAGCTCCGCGTGGGCACGGGTACGCAGTTTGTTTACTAATGTAAGTGGCGATTGGAAGTCGCCGTTTACTGTTGTTGGAGTAGCGCCGCGTAAAATAGCTTCAGCTTTCATCAGGTAAATATCCGCCAAACGGAATACCGGTACGTCATTGCTGTTTAAACGGGTAGCCTGGATAATGTTAACATCGGGATAGTATTTAATTGAACGTACACCTTCCGATTGCGAAGTTGTCACATCATTACCCAAATCCATTGGCTTTAAACCGGTAAGTGTTAGTGTTGGAATAATGTTAATTTGCTTGGTAGCATTTGGGGCCGGGTAATAAACCGGTTGGTTGGTGAAGCCGCCATTGCCATCAGGATAATATTGCGGACCAGCCAGCCAGGTTTTGGTACGGTCATCGCCGGGAATGTTAAAGCGGTTATAGAACTCGGGCGTGGTGCTCATGGCGATACTTAAGCCAACGTTAAATCCGTATGCTTGTACCAGGTAATAAAAGAAGCCAAAACGGGTAAACTGGTTGCCGGGTATTTGCTGGTCATAAGGTACCGCAAATATGGTTTCGTTAACCCCGGGACCATTGGTTGGCAAAAATATATCCCTGTATTTAGCATCAAGGAAATAGTTGGTATTGTTTTGAACACTATCGCACATCGCTACTGTTTCCTGGTAGCGGTTTGAGTTAATATATACACCTGAGTTCAGGTACATTTTTGCAAGCAGGGCAAACACCATGCCTTTTGTCGGGCGGCCGTACTGGCCTACGTTTGTTGCTGCATTGCTGGTTTTGGCCGGCAATAAAGGCAAAACGCTTTTAAGCTCGCTTTCAATAAACTCATACACTTTAGCACGCGGCTGATTGGCCGGTTGTGTAGTTACCGGGAAATCAGTAATGATAGGTACGTTTCCATACAGATCCATCATGAAATAAAGGTATAGCGCGCGCATGGCTTTAACTTCGGCAACAGACGATGCTTTTTTTGCCGCCGTTGATGATGAGGCATTGATTACGCTGATAATACGGTTACAGGTATTGATACCGCCAAAGCCCCATTGCCAAACGCTGATAACGTTAGGGTGATCAAAAGTCCAGGTATGGTAGTGTAACTGACGATACTGGCCGCCATCGTCAAAGTTGCCATCGCGAGCGGGCAGGATAGCCTCATCGGTAGACAGGTCCTGCATGCGCCAGTATGGTACAGCATAACTTGACGACAGGTTTGAATAAATGGTACCCAGTAATGCAGTATAATCGGCATCGGTAACCGGGAAGTTTGATTTTACGTATTGTGATTCAACAGGTACATCTAATTTTGTACATGAATATGTGCTCATGATCACAGCAATAGCAGCACATATAAAAAATATCTTTTTCATCTTTTGTCTTTCTGAGGTTTTTTAGAATGATGCGGTTATACCTAAGCTGAACGTGCGTGTTTTAGGATAGAAGTCGCGGTTATCGATACCTGGGGTTAAGCCACCGATATTAACTTCGGGATCAACACCGCGGTATTTGGTGATGATAAAAATGTTGTTGCCCGATGCATAAAAACGCAGGCTTTTTATTGCCTGGATGTGTGGCTTAATGGTATAACCTAAAGTAGCGTTATCCAAACGCAGGTACGAGCCGCTTTCCAGGAAACGATCAGAGATCAGGTAGGCATTGATATCCTTAAATGATTCGCCTAAAGTAAACCTTGGGATGTTCTGCAGTTTTGAATCGGCCGGGTTGTTTAGTGCTGCCAAAGTTGCGTTCAGTATTTTGTTGCCATAAACACCACGTACCAGGAAGTTTAAGTCGAAGCCTTTATAGAAGAAACTGTTGCTCCAGCCATAAACCAATTTCGGCTGCGCATCATATTTAATAAACTGATCGGTAGTAAGCGGTTGAGTAGCCGTTGTTGATCCATCGGCTTTTTGATAGGTACTTACGCCGTTGGCGTTTTTACCTAAATAATGCCACAGGTCAAACGTACCGATAGCATAACCGGGCTGTATGATCTGACTATAATTGCCCGACTGGCCTTTACCGCCCAACTGGGCAGTTTGAATAAAGTTAAGACCGAACTGGCTGTTTGATAAGCTTTGTACAACGTTTTTGTTATGTGAAACGTTGAATGAAGTACGCCATGTAAAGGCCTGTGATTTTACAGGTACCGCGTTTATAACAACCTCGATACCGCTGTTTTTTATTTTACCTACGTTAGCAGTGTAAAACGGATAAAAATACAGTGTGGTTGATACCGGGTAAGTATAAATCAGGTCGGATGTTTTCTTGATATAGTAATCCACCGAACCGGTTAAACGATTGTTAAAAAAGCCAAAATCCAGACCGATGTTGGTGGTAGCAGTACTTTCCCATTTCAGGTCCGGGTTATCGTTACGTACCGGGCCAATAGGGTTAACAATATTCCCATTGCTCAGGAATTTACCGCCACCGGGAGGCACACCATAAATTAACCTCGCAGTAAAGGCATCAAAACCTAAGCTGTTACCAGATACACCATAACCAGCTCTTAACTTTAGGTCGCTGATAACGGGAACTGATTTCATGAACTCTTCGTTGATGATCTTCCATCCTCCGGAAATAGCCGGGAAATAACCATGGCGCTGGTTAACACCAAATGCCGATGAACCGTCTTCCCTTAGAGAAGCCTGGAATAGGTATTTATTTGAAAACTCATACTGGCCACGTGCGTAAAATGAAACGAATCTTAACGTGGAAATATAGTTAGGATTGAACACAATTTGTGAGAGCTGGGTAGGGTTTGACAGCGCCAGGTAATTATAAGTTAAAGCGTCATTCGAAAAGCCCTGTGTTTGTACGCCAAACCCATCATTGTTACGGTCTTGCTGATAAGAATAACCACCTAATAATTTCAGCGAGTGTTTCCCAAAAACACGATCATAGTTAAAATAAGCTTCAACCACGTTGCTGGTGTTGGTATAAGCACTACGTACTGCAACACCACCAGCGTTAACATATATGCCCGACTGACTGGTAGAGTAGGTGTTAACATTGTTCTGCTCCTTTTGAGTTGACCCGGATACGGTAAATTTCAAACCGTTCAGGATGTCAACAGAGGCAAAACCATTAATCAGTGTTTTGTTGTTCTCTGTTCTGGTAAAGTTGTTATTTATTAATGATAACGGGTTTAAAGGACCGCTGCCTGTACGGGTATAGTTTTCTTTATAGGTACCATCCGGGTTAAAAGGACTAACCGTTGGCAGGTAGAATAAAATACCCGATAACACCTGGCTTTGGAAGATATCGTTGTTTTTGGTAGCGCTGTTGGTAAGCGTGATACCCAATTTTAAACGATCATTAAAAAAACGTTGGTTAATGTAACCTTTATAAATGGTACGCTCCAGGCTGGTGTTTCTCAATATACCATTGTTTTTCATGTAGTTTACACTTGCACCATACTCCGAGTTGGTGCCGGCTCCGCCGTATGAAAGATTATGGTTTTGTGAATAACCGGTCCTTTCGGCCAGTTTTTGCCAATTGGTATTTGAACCATCATCATCAGCAGTGCTTAATTTAGGCACGCCATTATCGGTTAAATATTTACGCAGCTCGTCGCCGGTAAGTACATCAATGTTTTTTGACACGTTCTCAACGGCGCCATAAGCACTGTAAGTTAACCTTGTTTGACCGGCTTTGGCCCTGCGGGTAGTAACAATGATTACACCGTTGGCAGCACGTGAACCGTAAATAGCAGTCGACGATGCATCTTTCAACACATCGATACTCTCGATATCGGCAGGGGCCAAAAGATCTATAGATGCACCCGGGACACCGTCAATTACATAAAAAGGCTGCTGTGCAGCACCTTCACGCAAAGTTGAGGGCCCCCTTAAAATAGTGGCCGGCTGTTTGTTAGGGTCGCCGCTTTTGGTAATATTTAAACCGGCTACCTTACCCTGCAATAGTTCGGCAGGAGTGGTTAATACACCAGCATTAAAATCTTCGGCTTTAACCGAAGTGATAGCGCCTGTTACATCCTTGCGGCTTGCGGTACCATAACCGATAACTACAACATCTTTAAGTTGTTTGGTATCGGTAACCATAGTAACATTCACCGTGTTCTTTTCGCCAACAGTAACTTCCTTTGGTACCGAACCTAAAAAGGTAAATTTAAGTACATCGCCGGCACCGCTTGTTTTTACGGTATAGGCACCGTTAGCATTGGTTGAGGTTGATCTTCCCGAACTTTTTACGGTTACCACTACGCCGGGTAAAGGAAGATTACTTTCATCGGTAACGGTACCTTTTATGGTGCCGTCCTGCGCAAAAACCACTGACGAGGCTATAAACATCAGCAGGAAAAGACAAATCGTTTTACTTTTTTCAAAAAAGAGCCTTAAAATAAATCTGTAGTTTTTTTTCATAGTTTTAATTAATGACAAACCCTGTTTTAATAGTTGCCCCGAGTTGAGATAGGAGGGCGATAATTGGTGCAAAGCAACGGTTGTTTTATTATCAGGAAATAAATATAGGGTTAACTTATCTATTAATTAAAATCAATATTGTTTTTCTTATTTGTGCTGCTTTTGGCTGGTTTTCAGCTTTTTGCTATCGATAAACAAGCAGACTTTGTTAACCGGGGATTAACAGGATTTAAACTTTGGCGTTTTGTAAAAAGGGTGTTATGAAGCAATCCCTAAAAATTTGACCTTTTTTCAATCGATGGAAAACATCTGTTTAGAAGCTGCAACGCAATTTACCGGTAGGCCAGCGATATCATCGCATAATGTTCATTTGCCTGAACGGTGAACATGAATTTGTCATTTTCGAAGATCTTTTTACCTGCTTTCGATGTATCCCCGGGTTTATCATCTATTATTTTATCAAAATCATGGTTTTCAAGATATTCGGAAAACGAGAAATTATACGCAACTGGCCCCATTAAGCGAAGTTCATTCATCCTGATAGCGATAGCCATATTCCTTTGTTTGTTTACCCATCTGTTTTTCTCCGGATTATACGACCAGCCAGGGTTGACCTTATTAAGTTCGGCAGTGTAGGTGACAGGTTCGGCATCTATTAACCGCATCATATCGGCGGCGGTTATCTCTCTTTCTGTGGTTTTTAGTTTATTGGTGCTTTGGAAGTGAAAAACAAGTAGTAATGCAAGGGCCGCAATAATTATAAAACCAACCCACAGGTAATACCGCCGTTTATTGGAATAGGCATTCAGCGCATATTCATATAAAGACAACTCCTTTTTAATTGCAGCAAGTGCCTGCCTTGCTTCGGCCCGGGCAACACCTTCGGCCATCAGTAAAGCCTCAATTTGATAATCGGTATTGCCATCGGCTATCATCCATTTTATTTGATCAGTAATCTGTTGCTTATCCATTGGTAATGGTGATGAGACCAGGTTTAGTTTAAAACTGAAGATACATATTTTTACAAAGGCAACACAGCAGGAGATAAAAATGCAGATAACGTTTCTTGAATGGATTTCGCCCGGCAAAAAAGCACTCATTTTTTTAAAGCACAGTTTATAATTATTATTGCACCGCTTTAGCTCTTCAAAACCAAATGAAACGCATTCTTCCGGTAATTGTACTCTCGCAGTTTTTTTGTACTTCATTGTGGTTTGCGGGTAACGCCGTTATGGGCGATATTGCTAAACAGCTGCGGCTTGAACCATCGTACCTCGCCTACTTAACAAGCGCTGTTCAACTGGGCTTTATCACAGGCACCCTTGTTTTTGCCATCCTTGGTATTGCCGACAGGGTTTCGCCGGTGCGGGTGTTTTTTACCTGCGCGCTTGTTGCCGCAGTTGTCAACGCCCTGGCATGTTTACCAGGAACGAATGCCGGGATGATATTAGTGCTAAGGTATGCTACAGGTTTTTTCCTGGCAGGGATCTACCCGGTGGGCATGAAGATAGCCTCAGACCATTATCCGCAGGGATTGGGAAAAGCTCTCGGTTTTTTGGTTGGGGCATTGGTTTTAGGCACAGCGTTGCCGCACCTGCTTAAAAACCTGATGGCCACGTTGCCATGGCGCTACGTTATCTTGTCGACATCGATATTAGCCGCTTTGGGCGGATGTACGATGGTATTATTGGTGCCTGACGGCCGGGAAAGGAAGCCGGGAGTAGCGCTTAATCCGGCTGCGTTTTTACAAAGTTTTCGAAACAGGCAATTCAGGGCAGCAGCCTTTGGTTATTTTGGCCACATGTGGGAGCTTTATGCTTTTTGGGCTTTTGTCCCCATGATGCTAACCGCCTACAATAATCGGTTTTCAAATGCAGTTTTGAATGTCCCCTTATTGTCTTTTCTCATTATTGGGATGGGCGCTTTGGCCTGTGCAGCCAGCGGTATCATATCAAAATATCTGGGAGTGAAAAAAGTAGCTACCATCGCGTTGGCAATTTCTTGCACCTGTTGCCTGGTATCGCCGCTATTTTTATTTACCGGCTCGACATGGATATTGATTTCATTTTTATTGATATGGGCTATTGCAGTCATTGCCGATTCGCCGTTGTTTTCAACATTGGTTGCGCAAAATGCCGAGCAGCAATTAAGAGGTACCGCGCTAACCATTGTTAATTGCATAGGCTTTGCCATTACTATTATAAGTATTCAACTGATCGCGGCTTTACGAACGGCCGAAAACGCGCGATATATTTATATGCTAATGGCCATAGGGCCGGTTTGGGGATTAATGGCATTGATAAACGGGCGGAACACCAACAAGGGATAGAAAAAAGAAAAGCTCCGGATCATAAACCCGGAGCTTTTCTTTTTATTGCTTAATTATTAAATGCTTACCTAAATTTAATATTAACACTCCCTCCTGATGCCTCTGCTTTAACCGGAATGCCGCCGCCATTGTATTTGCCGCTAACCCGTTCTTTTTCCCATTGCCCGTTAAATTTGGCAACCGATGATGGAGAAACACCTTCACCTCGCAGGTCGAGGTCATAGCCCTGGTTTTGCGGAAGTTCGATATCAACATTGCCGGCGCTTGATTCCAGTTTAAGATATTTGCCAACTTTTAGCATTTGGGCGTACAGACCGCCGCCGCTGGTTTGTGCGCTAATACTCCCTGCCATGCGTTTAAGATCAATGCTCCCGCCGGAAGTACTGGTGATAAGCTCGCCGCTGATGTTATTACCGTTAACGCCGCCACCGCTGGTCTCGGCGTTAATGGTGCCCTTTAGGTTTTCTAAAGTTATACCACCGCCACTGGTTTCAAGCCTGATCCTGCCGTTACAGTTTTTAGCCTCAATACCGCCGCCGCTGGTTTCAAGCGAAATATCATCGCCCGAATTGGAAACATGGATGCCGCCGCCTGAGGTGTTACCGCGGATGGTACCGTAAAGCCTGTCGATAGTTAAACCGCCGCCGCTGGTGCTAAATTTTTCGTTGCCTTTTAAGTTATCAAGACCAATACCGCCGCCGCTGGTTTCCAGGTCGGTTGCGCATTGCTGCGGTACATAAATACGAAACGAGATGCTCAATGAACTTCTCCAGTTAAAAAAGTTTTGACGCTTGCTTTTGGCGATGGCCCTAACTTCATGCCCGCTAACCGATATATCGAGCGTATAATCTTTATCAAGGCGTTTTTTGATCTCTTCTTTTGAAAGCTCGCTGCCGTTGTTGCCTTTAATGTAAACTTCCACCCGCGGAGCTTGTCCGGCTTGCCCGCTAACTACAATACCACCGGCCGATGTACGTACCACGGCGCTGGTAATAGCATCGTTAGCTAATGATTTGGTAAGATATAACGAACGGCTGTCGCCATCTTGCGCTGCCGCCACCGCGGTTTGCCCGGCGAGCAGAAGAAGTAAAATATAATTTTTCATAAATGGGGTTTTAATCGTGATACAACTATGACCACACTTTACCCCTATACGTTACAGGTGTTTAAATTTTTATTATTTAAGCCGAAAGCTAAATGCGTAAAGCCAAAGGCCGAAAAATGGTTTCCAAGTATAGAGTGGCTTTAATTGGCCATACATAGTTACTTACGGCCGCCATTTAAACGACATGCTGTCGATAGCCCGCATCGTACATAAAATCCCGTTCAAATGATCATGCTCATGCTGCATCAGTTCAGATAGGGCATCCGTCATTACCCACTGCTGTTGCTGCCAGTTTTCGTCAAGGTAATTTACGGTGATGGTTTTATGCCTTTTAACTTTTACCAGCAGGTTAGGAAAGCTCATGCAATCGTCCCAAAGTTCAAAAAGTTCATCGCTGGCATCCTGTATTTCGGGGTTAATGAAAACTACAGGCTTGTCAATATTCATGTAAACGAGGCGTTTCATGATGCCCAGTTGCGGAGCTGCGATAGCCCGGCCAAAGTTGTACTTCTGCCTGATCTCCTGCATTACATGGTGCATGTCTTCAACCCAACCGCTTACCAGCGACAATTCGTTTCGTAATACCGGCGGGCAAACCTGGTAAAGGCGCTCATCGCCAAGCAGCAAAATATCGTTCAATTTTTTCATTCCATAGTAAAACGTAAATTTATTACTTCCGGAATCATGTTAATCCCTCATGAATTGCTTTAACTTTATATCAAGACCCAAATAAGCGGAAATGCGGGAAAGCCAAACATTGACTTTCTTATCCAAATAAAGTTTTTTTGTAGTTAATTTAGATCCCATGCAGCCAAAAGAAATTTTAAAAGAGCACGTAGGCAAAACCGCCTCGCTGAGTGATGAGCAGTTCGATTATTTCTTTTCGCATTTTACCTACAGAACATTTAAAAAAGGGCAAACTATAATCGGGGAAGGTGATAAAGTAGACAGTGAGTATTTTGTACTTTCGGGCTATCTGAAGTCGTTTTTTATTAACGACGATATGAAAATGTTTATCCTGCAGTTTGCCATGCCTACCTGGTGGGCTTCAGATTATAACGCGCTTTACAGCGGTGAACGTGCTACAATTAGCCTGGATTGTATTACAGATGCCGAAGTACTTTGCCTCGCCGGCCAGGACCGCGAAAAACTTTGTAATGAAATTCACGCAAGCGAGCACTTTTTTCGCTGGCGTACCAATAGGGGCTATGTAGCTGCTCAAAAAAGGCTGCTATCATTTATG from Mucilaginibacter sp. SJ includes:
- a CDS encoding chloride channel protein; protein product: METKQNAIPVSPSLNDLYNFKSGLKGTRQMKTRLIFISALCILIAGLISVIAKGLIYLINIVTNISFYGTLDAGFHSPANNHLGLWVIVIPAIGGIIVGFMALYGSKAIRGHGIPEAMEQILVNKSKIKPVITFLKPVSSAIAIGTGGPFGAEGPIIATGGALGSTFGQLFKISPNERKIILAAGATAGMSAIFGTPIAAVFLAIELLLFEFSPRAILPVALACITGAAGHHLLFEAGPVFPMPDVDTPSNTALAIYSIIGLVIGFISLGLTKIVYFIEDSFEKLPIHWMWWPAIGGLAVGLIGYFAPHTLGVGYDNIITILSGTLSLMLIVRLCLFKFLSWAIALGSGTSGGTLAPLLTIGGAAGAAFGALVHLVFPDSGISIPIAALIGMAAMFAGASRAYLTSITFALEATMQSHALLPLLGACTASYLVSFFLMENTIMTEKIARRGVYTPDSYEPDLLQVLTVADVNNDVGETLKSNSTIAETRARLTGNNIAQSFFIVTNNDGSYAGMVSLADIYNHSISAELTISNITRASKQAVKSNDPLKRVVEIMAEESVEVLPVIAAGNTITGQISYKEILNTYYQYVAENRKQNTQISLKRRRLKIAARGRSRAKS
- a CDS encoding DUF4242 domain-containing protein, whose amino-acid sequence is MKKFVIERELPGAGNLSPEELQAISQASCSVVNELGKPYHWIQSFVTADKIYCIHIAESEDVVREHAMKGGFPITSIAEVKAIIDPTTSTATV
- a CDS encoding phosphatidylinositol-specific phospholipase C1-like protein; the protein is MKLIGGLFAGIILAAAVIKSDPDNQTINHFQVIGSHNSYKQAIDPKLFRFLQKRDSVGMSKIDYEHISLTDQLNLGLNALEIDVYADTKGGKYAHPKGLDWVPGQPAFDTRGVMKEPGFKVFHIEDIDYRSNCATFKLCLQELKKWSDEHPDHNPIYITMNAKDEPSKKPGFTVPEKFTAKTFADLDKEILDYLGKQYLITPDDVRGSYKTLETAVLHNNWPTLKAAKGKFIFILDEKGEKRAAYIAGHPSLKGRVLFADALPGTPEAAIHIMNDAKKDLAAIQKLVKKGYIIRTRADSDTEEARANDMSSFIAAQKSGAQIISTDYYKKSTHFKSDYVISFAGGNYFKPDPLFKTTASVSAGN
- a CDS encoding RagB/SusD family nutrient uptake outer membrane protein, which translates into the protein MKKIFFICAAIAVIMSTYSCTKLDVPVESQYVKSNFPVTDADYTALLGTIYSNLSSSYAVPYWRMQDLSTDEAILPARDGNFDDGGQYRQLHYHTWTFDHPNVISVWQWGFGGINTCNRIISVINASSSTAAKKASSVAEVKAMRALYLYFMMDLYGNVPIITDFPVTTQPANQPRAKVYEFIESELKSVLPLLPAKTSNAATNVGQYGRPTKGMVFALLAKMYLNSGVYINSNRYQETVAMCDSVQNNTNYFLDAKYRDIFLPTNGPGVNETIFAVPYDQQIPGNQFTRFGFFYYLVQAYGFNVGLSIAMSTTPEFYNRFNIPGDDRTKTWLAGPQYYPDGNGGFTNQPVYYPAPNATKQINIIPTLTLTGLKPMDLGNDVTTSQSEGVRSIKYYPDVNIIQATRLNSNDVPVFRLADIYLMKAEAILRGATPTTVNGDFQSPLTLVNKLRTRAHAELATSIDLDALLDERARELSWEAWRRNDLIRYGLFEKEYPLPVMGGKTDDLKMNTDPTRRLYPIPSTELKTNPNLKQNPGY
- a CDS encoding SusC/RagA family TonB-linked outer membrane protein, whose product is MKKNYRFILRLFFEKSKTICLFLLMFIASSVVFAQDGTIKGTVTDESNLPLPGVVVTVKSSGRSTSTNANGAYTVKTSGAGDVLKFTFLGSVPKEVTVGEKNTVNVTMVTDTKQLKDVVVIGYGTASRKDVTGAITSVKAEDFNAGVLTTPAELLQGKVAGLNITKSGDPNKQPATILRGPSTLREGAAQQPFYVIDGVPGASIDLLAPADIESIDVLKDASSTAIYGSRAANGVIIVTTRRAKAGQTRLTYSAYGAVENVSKNIDVLTGDELRKYLTDNGVPKLSTADDDGSNTNWQKLAERTGYSQNHNLSYGGAGTNSEYGASVNYMKNNGILRNTSLERTIYKGYINQRFFNDRLKLGITLTNSATKNNDIFQSQVLSGILFYLPTVSPFNPDGTYKENYTRTGSGPLNPLSLINNNFTRTENNKTLINGFASVDILNGLKFTVSGSTQKEQNNVNTYSTSQSGIYVNAGGVAVRSAYTNTSNVVEAYFNYDRVFGKHSLKLLGGYSYQQDRNNDGFGVQTQGFSNDALTYNYLALSNPTQLSQIVFNPNYISTLRFVSFYARGQYEFSNKYLFQASLREDGSSAFGVNQRHGYFPAISGGWKIINEEFMKSVPVISDLKLRAGYGVSGNSLGFDAFTARLIYGVPPGGGKFLSNGNIVNPIGPVRNDNPDLKWESTATTNIGLDFGFFNNRLTGSVDYYIKKTSDLIYTYPVSTTLYFYPFYTANVGKIKNSGIEVVINAVPVKSQAFTWRTSFNVSHNKNVVQSLSNSQFGLNFIQTAQLGGKGQSGNYSQIIQPGYAIGTFDLWHYLGKNANGVSTYQKADGSTTATQPLTTDQFIKYDAQPKLVYGWSNSFFYKGFDLNFLVRGVYGNKILNATLAALNNPADSKLQNIPRFTLGESFKDINAYLISDRFLESGSYLRLDNATLGYTIKPHIQAIKSLRFYASGNNIFIITKYRGVDPEVNIGGLTPGIDNRDFYPKTRTFSLGITASF
- a CDS encoding MFS transporter produces the protein MKRILPVIVLSQFFCTSLWFAGNAVMGDIAKQLRLEPSYLAYLTSAVQLGFITGTLVFAILGIADRVSPVRVFFTCALVAAVVNALACLPGTNAGMILVLRYATGFFLAGIYPVGMKIASDHYPQGLGKALGFLVGALVLGTALPHLLKNLMATLPWRYVILSTSILAALGGCTMVLLVPDGRERKPGVALNPAAFLQSFRNRQFRAAAFGYFGHMWELYAFWAFVPMMLTAYNNRFSNAVLNVPLLSFLIIGMGALACAASGIISKYLGVKKVATIALAISCTCCLVSPLFLFTGSTWILISFLLIWAIAVIADSPLFSTLVAQNAEQQLRGTALTIVNCIGFAITIISIQLIAALRTAENARYIYMLMAIGPVWGLMALINGRNTNKG